GCTGTAGACGATGTAGCCCTCGTCGCCGACGCCGGTGAGCCGGAGCTTGTCGGTGAGCTCCTGCCCGGCCAGCAGCGCCTTGCCGGACTCGTCGGCGGTCCGCTCGGCGGCGAACGTCCTGCGGGCGGCGTCCGTGGGCGACGCCGCGCCCCCGGCCGCGATCGCGCGCAGCTCGATGGTGAGCTGCCGCCTCTTCTCCCCCGCGTAGGCGCCCCAGACGCACTGGTTCTGCTGATCGCCGCCCTGGTAGTTGTCGGCGTCGGTGCGCTCGGAGTCGGGCGCCAGCCGGCTGATCAGGTCGTCGCCGACGATCGTGCAGGAGTCGGGGACGGCGGTGCGCTCCCCTCTGGCCGCGGAGGAGTTGTCCGTGGCGCCGCTGCCGACGATCTGGCCGGTGCTCTTGTCGCCGCTCGCGCCGACGCCCGCCAGGACGGCGAACGCCGCGAACCCGCAGACGGCGACACCGGCGGCGACACCGCCGAGGACGACGGCCCAGCGCCGCCCGGTCCGGCGCTCGCGCGCCCGGTGGCTGCCGGTGCGGTATCCGCCGCTCCCACCGCGATGGGTTCCGCCGCCCGCCCGGTACGCACCGCCGTCAGTGGGGTACCCGCCGCTCTCGGCGCCGTACCCGCCGCCGCCCGTGCGGTGGCCGCCGCCACCGGTCTCGTACGGCCCCGTCTCACGCTGGTACGGACCGCTGCCCGGACGTCCGGAGGAGTACCGCTCGTACCGGTCGTCGCCCGTGCCGTTCCCACCGCCGTCCGGCCGGTAACCGCCGCCTGATCCCCGGCCACCGCCCGAAGCGCGGTAGCTGTCGCGGTAATTCCCGCTGCGATGGCTACCACTCACCGCCCCACTCCCGTTCGGAATCGATATGTCGCGAAGGTGAGGTTCGTTCCGGCAAAGAGTACGACATCAAGCCGCAAAATGGACCAACCGGCTAGGCAAAAACCGTAGAAGTTGCCAGATCCAGGTCATTCGGGGCCGAGTTGCAGGTCCGACCAGCGATCACCGACCCCGACGATCCTTACCTCGCGCCCCTCGCCGGGGCCTTCTCCGCGAGAAATGATCACTTCCAGCCGGTCGTCGGCGAGGCCCTCGGCGAGCCCTTCTCCCCATTCCACGATCGTCACCGAATCCTCGACCGACGCGTCGAGATCGAGATCGTCCAGTTCCGCGAAACCGCCCAGCCGGTAGGCGTCCACGTGCACCAGCGAGGGGCCGCCGGCCAGCGACGGATGCACCCGCGCGATGACGAACGTGGGCGAGGTGATCGGGCCGCGCACCTTCAGCCCCTCCCCGATGCCCTGCGTGAGGGTCGTCTTGCCCGCGCCGAGGTGGCCCGTCATCACGAGCAGGTCGCCCGCCCGCAGCAGCCCGGCCAGGCGCAGGCCGAGCTCGCGCATGTCCTCGGCGGTCGGGACGGTGACGGTGACGGCTTTCACGCGGTGCGCTCCTCTTCCTCGTACGCGGGACGGACCCGTTCGACCAGCCGGCGCAGCCCCCCGGTCACCACGCCCGGGTACTCCAGCGGCAGCACGTGCCCGGCCTCCTCCACCTCTACCAGTTCGGCGTCCGGCAGCGCCGCGGCGATCCGGCGGGCGTGCTCCGCGGGGGTCAGCCGGTCCCGGCCGCCCGCCAGCACCAGCGTCGGCACGCCGCGCAGGACGTCCAGACACCCGATCTTGTCGTGCGCCATCAGCGCCGGGTAGTACTCCGCGATCACGTCGATCGGCGTCTCCCTGATCATCTGCTCCAGGAAGCCCACCACCGAGGGACTGACGTACTTGTCGGCGAACGCCATCTTCCGCGTGACGACGAACGCCAGGTCGGCGCCCAGCCCGCGGGCCTTGTCGACCAGCTCGGCGCGGCGGCCGAGGCCGCGCAGCGTCCCCGGGGCGAGCGGCCGGACGGCCTTCGCCAGCAGCAGCGGCAGGCCCAGCGTCATCTCCCCCATGTCGCCGCAGGAGGTGTTCACCAGCGCCACGCCCACGACCCGCGACCCGAACAGCCCGGGATGCCGGTCCGCCAGCGCCATGATCGACATACCGCCCATGGAGTGCCCCACGAGGACGACCGGGCGGTCCGGCGGAACGGTCGCGTCCAGCACCGCGCGCAGGTCGTCGCCGGTCTGCTCGATCGTCGCGTCCCCCGGCCTGCCGCGTCCCGAACGGCCGTGGCTGCGCTGGTCCCAGAACACCAGCCGCAGCGAACCCCGCAGGTCTCGGCGCTGGTAGTGCCACGAGTCCTGGTTGAGGGTGTAGCCGTGGCAGAACACGACGGTGAGGTCGGCGTCGTCGGGGCCGTCCACCTCCACGTGCAGCGGGACGCCGTCGTCCGCCCGGACGGCCAGCTCCCGCCCGCGCAGTTCGCCGAAGGGCTCGGCCGCGTCGGGGTCCGGGCGCAGCCGCACCCGGCCGACGGCGAGGTGCCGCAGCCCGACCGCCGCGCCCACCCCCGCGGCGCCCACGCCCGCGACGACACCGGCGAGGCCGATCCTGCGCCTGTTCCTGCTGTCCATGCCCGTGCCCCCTACAGCCCCCCTCCCGGGTACGCCCTCGGTACCCGGGCTCCGATGCGGGTGACGATCTCATACGAGATCGTCCCCAGTGCCTCCGCCCACTCCTGCGCGGTCGGCTCGCCCCGGTCCCCCGGGCCGAACAGGACGATCTCGTCCCCCGCCGTGAGCGGGTCGTCTCCGATGTCGACGACGAACTGGTCCATGCAGACCCGCCCCGCGATCGTCCTGCGGTGCCCGCCCGCGAGGACCTCCAGGACGTTCGACCCGTTCCGCGGGATGCCGTCGCCGTACCCCACGGGCACCACGGCCAGCGTGGTCTCCCGCTCGGTGTGGTAGGTGTGACCGTACGACACTCCGCTGCCCGCCGGAACCCGCTTGACCAGCGCCGCGTCCGCCACGAGCGTCATCGCGGGCCGCAGCCCGAACCCGCCGAGCGCCGGCACCGGCGTCAGCCCGTACGTCGCGATGCCGGGCCGGACGAGGTCGAACCGCGCCTCCGGCAGCGTCAGCGCCGCCGCCGAGTTCGCGAGGTGGCGGACCTCGAACCGCGCCCCCGCCTTCTCCGCGTGCGCGACCATCTCGGTGAACGCGCCGACCTGCGCCGCGATCGAGGGGTGGCCGGGCTCGTCCGCGCAGGCGAAGTGCGACATGACCCCGGCCACCCGCACGTGCCCGGTGGCCTCCGCCTTGAGCGCCGCGTCGACCAGCGCCTCCCACCCGTCGCCCCGCGCACCCCCGCGCGACATGCCCGTGTCGGCCTTGAGGTGGATCCGCGCCTCGCGTCCGGACAGCTCCGCCGCCCGGACGACCTCGTCCAGCAGCCAGACCGCCCCCACGGTCAGGTCCACGTCCCGCGCGACGGCCTCCTCGTAGGGCTCGCCGGGAACGCCGAGGCAGACCAGCGTCCGGACGGTGATGCCCGCGTCCCGCAGGCGCAGTGCCTCCGCCAGCTTCGCGACGCCCAGCCAGGACGCGCCGCCGGCGAGCGCCGCCCGGGCGGCCTCCACCAGCCCGTGCCCGTACGCCTCGGCCTTCACCATGGCCATCACCTCGGCGCCCGCCGCGCGCTCGCGCAGCACCCCGATGTTGTGGCCGATGGCGCCGAGATCGACCCGTGCCTCCGCAGGAACCCTCATGGTCACCCAGTCTGCCGTCCCCACCCCCATGCCCGCGCCTCATCTCCCAGGTCACGCCCGGCGACCCGCGTTGACTTGCGGCGTGTTGCCCTTAACTGCGCCCTCATAAGGGCAACACGCCGCAACTCGACGCCGGGCCTGCGGCTAGCCCTGCACCGTTCTGAAGGCGGGTTGGAGGGCTTCGATCACGTCTTGGGCGGTGATGGGGGCCTCGGGGCCCGGGGCGGGGGACGCGGCCAGGCGGGCGGCGAGGCCGTGGAGGTAGGCGCCGGCGGCGGCCGCGTCCAGGGCGGGCATGCCGCCGGCGAGCAGGGCGCCGATCAGGCCGGACAGGACGTCGCCCGTGCCGGCGGCGGCGAGGCGCGGGGTGCCGGTCGGGTTCACGCGGACGGGGCGGTCCTGCTCGGCGACGAGGGTCGTGGAGCCCTTGAGCAGGACGGTCGCGGAGAGCTCGGCGGCGGCGCGGCGGACGTGGTCGAGGCGGGCGGCCTCGATGTCCTCGCGGGCGGCGTCGACGAGGCGGGACAGCTCGCCCGCGTGCGGGGTGAGGACGGTCGGGGCGGCGCGGCGCAGCAGGTCGCGGCGGCGGGCGAGGACGGTGAGGCCGTCGGCGTCCACCAGCACGGGCAGATCGGTGGTGAGGGCGGCCTCCAGCAGCGACTCGGCGGCGTCGCCGGTGCCGAGGCCGGGGCCCACGACCCAGGCCTGGACCCGCCCGACGCGCGCCAGGACCCCCGCGTCGTGGCGGCCCGGCTCGATGACCG
The sequence above is a segment of the Actinomadura coerulea genome. Coding sequences within it:
- the tsaE gene encoding tRNA (adenosine(37)-N6)-threonylcarbamoyltransferase complex ATPase subunit type 1 TsaE, whose translation is MKAVTVTVPTAEDMRELGLRLAGLLRAGDLLVMTGHLGAGKTTLTQGIGEGLKVRGPITSPTFVIARVHPSLAGGPSLVHVDAYRLGGFAELDDLDLDASVEDSVTIVEWGEGLAEGLADDRLEVIISRGEGPGEGREVRIVGVGDRWSDLQLGPE
- a CDS encoding alpha/beta fold hydrolase codes for the protein MDSRNRRRIGLAGVVAGVGAAGVGAAVGLRHLAVGRVRLRPDPDAAEPFGELRGRELAVRADDGVPLHVEVDGPDDADLTVVFCHGYTLNQDSWHYQRRDLRGSLRLVFWDQRSHGRSGRGRPGDATIEQTGDDLRAVLDATVPPDRPVVLVGHSMGGMSIMALADRHPGLFGSRVVGVALVNTSCGDMGEMTLGLPLLLAKAVRPLAPGTLRGLGRRAELVDKARGLGADLAFVVTRKMAFADKYVSPSVVGFLEQMIRETPIDVIAEYYPALMAHDKIGCLDVLRGVPTLVLAGGRDRLTPAEHARRIAAALPDAELVEVEEAGHVLPLEYPGVVTGGLRRLVERVRPAYEEEERTA
- the alr gene encoding alanine racemase produces the protein MRVPAEARVDLGAIGHNIGVLRERAAGAEVMAMVKAEAYGHGLVEAARAALAGGASWLGVAKLAEALRLRDAGITVRTLVCLGVPGEPYEEAVARDVDLTVGAVWLLDEVVRAAELSGREARIHLKADTGMSRGGARGDGWEALVDAALKAEATGHVRVAGVMSHFACADEPGHPSIAAQVGAFTEMVAHAEKAGARFEVRHLANSAAALTLPEARFDLVRPGIATYGLTPVPALGGFGLRPAMTLVADAALVKRVPAGSGVSYGHTYHTERETTLAVVPVGYGDGIPRNGSNVLEVLAGGHRRTIAGRVCMDQFVVDIGDDPLTAGDEIVLFGPGDRGEPTAQEWAEALGTISYEIVTRIGARVPRAYPGGGL